The Bacillota bacterium nucleotide sequence CCTTGCCGGAAAGCATCGGCAGTAAACGCCATCCTTTCCATGCCATCAGGAGAAAGCAGGAGGAGATAGCCCGGTTTATGCCCGTGCCAGTCTATCGTTGCCTGTAAACGCACTTCCGCTTCGGTGCCCTGGAAATAGGTAAACTCGTTGCTTGCGCCGGTATCCGACAGGGTGTTCTTCCCATGCCCGGAAGTAATGCGGGTAACCACCGGCCGCTCACTGGGAATATCAGGGGTGAGCTCCACATATCCGGTATGCTGCTTGGCGTAGAAATCCACGGTTTGTTCAAAATCATAGTAGTAGCTCGATGATATGTTAAGGCGCTGTTCGCCCATGGGAACATTTTCAATGACATAAAAACCATCATCGTCCCGGCTTACCGGCACCCTGCCGCCGTTGAGCCGCACTACCAAGCCAGTTACGTCTTCCTCAGTATAATCGTTAATTAAGAATCTGTACGTGGAATTACTGCCTGCCGTCATACGAACCAGCCTGTCCACCTTGCGGTCCTCATAACGGAAACTCAGATTGGTATTTCCGGGCGTCAGCTCTCCCCTGGCAATGGTAAGCACAGCGCGTCCATCCCGGTTGGTGGTTACTTCCCAGGTGTCGGAAACGGAAATAGTGCGCCCCTGCAGGGGAATGCCATTGGCCGAAAGCTCCACCGTATAGTTAAAGGTTGAAGCCGCCTGCGCCTCAGTCTCTGGCTCATAAACCAACAGCGTCCCCCCTGGTGATACGCTCATGGTGAAGTTGTCCAGGGCTTCAACGATTACTTCAACGCTCAAGCTAAACTGCTGCCCCTTATTATCGGTGGCGGTAAGGGTCACAGTATAATCGCCAGCTTCAGCATAAGAATAATTGATTTGCCGCCCAGCCTGGGTATGTCCGTCCCCCATATCCCAGCTGTAGTCCACAAGCTCCCGGCTATATTGCCGTTCCATTGCCAAGAAAATATAGGAGGCGTCGAAATCTACCGGGTCGCCCAAGAGGTGTCGGGCCGGGCTGAACTGGAAGGGCAGCAAATTGCCGGAAATCTCCTGCGCGGTGGTAAAGCTGAACCGGTAATCGTCATTTGCCTGCCCGGATTCGTCAATAATACTGCCTGCGGGCAGAATCACAGTATAGTCTGAAGAGAAGCTGAGATTGTCCACTGGAGTCACAATTAAAGTCTGGTCTTGCGTGCTCACATTTATCTCGACACTGTTGCCCGTTTCGTCCTCTAGGGATATGTCAGCGAACTTATCCCCTTTAGTCACGGGCTTGTCAAACAGCACCCGGGGCGCAATATTGACTGCCACATCTGTTTCATTGTTGGCCGGTGCAGGCAGCATTGCTGCTGTGCCCGTCTCGAAGGAGAAGGCGAAGTCATTTTCTGTTTCTACTCCCGAGGTATTGACAATCGATCCTGCCGGGACGAAAACATTGTAACGTGCATTGGGTCTCAAGTCAGTATCAGGAGAAATGCTCAAGGTTCGGCCCTGCAGATGGACCTGGGCATTAACTCGTTTGCTGTCGCTGTCCAGAAGACGGATATCCGCAAACTTGTTACCCTGGCGGACCCCTTCGTTAAAACTAATCCTGATATCGGGGTTGAGCTCTCTCTGGCCCTGCCCGGGCATGGGGTACTGACTTTCCACAACCGGTGGCGCCAAACTAGTTTCTGTTGTGAACTGATAGACTCTAACCCGCTGTAAGTCGCCATCATGGAGAACAAAGTGGGTCTCAAAGGAGTTGCCAAAATTATCCCTGACTACTCCCTGGGGAATCACCAATTCATATTCGGTGTTTCCGTCCAGCGCTGTCCGCGGCTCGACAATTAAGTTGTGCTCATTGATTGAAAACCTGGCGCCAACAGCTGCGCCGTTTTTCTCCCTGAGATAAATCTCGCCAAAATTTGGCCCGGATTGAATCACTTTCGTGAACTCCACTGTTACAACGCTATCGAGACTGACATCTGTGGCGCCCATTGCCGGATGAACCGAGGCAATTGCCGGCAGCTCCCGGTCAGCAAGGATTATCAGGTCAAATTCCTTTACCTCCCAGGCGAATCCCCTACTAAGGGTCGCGGTCAGCCGTATCTGTTGATTGCCCGCCGCCCTCGAAGGCCTGGTCACTTCTCCACCATGGGTAACGTAAGTAGTGTTGCTTGAGGTCCAGGTAATGCGGGAACCGTACCCGCCCCAGCCACTGAGTCCCAGATCGCCGGTAACACCGTTCAGGGAATCAGTGTCTGTAAACTCAAGTTCAAGGGCAACCCGGTCAAGAATCGCCGCTTCGAAATCTGTTACCGGCAACTTTCGGACAACCAACTCAAACTCTTTTGTGTCTGTTTCCACGCCTCTGTTTATAGTGGCGGTAAGGATGACAGACATATCTCCAGCCATATAAGCCGGACGCTTCACCCACTGGGCGTCGGCGCTCAGAACATCCGGGTGGCTGGAAGACCAGCTGATCTTGGTTTCATTGGCCCCGTGAGCAGGCAAAGTTTCCAGGGGACGACTGACAGAGCCCGCCGAATCACCAGGGGCAAACCCCAGATTCAGGGCAGCTTTGTCTGTAGCGACTGAATCCTGGTCAGAAAGCCGGACATTGATTGTCGCCCGGGGGTTGTTTCCTACATCCATTTTAAATGTAAGGGGCAATTCTGCGATCGGCTGCGATTCCAGAAACCCAGCAGCAATGACATACTCGTTGCCGGAGACTTGGTAATCCTCGCCTGGAATCAATTCCTCTGTACCGGCGAGAATCTTGTTCAATTGACTTCCATACGATGGGGTGAGCGTAAACTGCTTGTCCACTCCGGAACCGATAATATAATCGGCGCTCTCCGGTGCGACAAAAGACTCAAGCGTGATCACCAGTTCTCCCGGGACAAAAACTATGTCATAGTTGTCTGAACTGAAGCCTGATGGTGTAATAGCGTATGCTCCCAAATCTTCGCCAGGCATCCGGACAAGTTTTAAAGCGCCTGCAAGATTTGTCTCATCTTCACCGGGGGCGAAACCCTGATAGGTAACAGTCAGTTCCGGATCATCTTCTCCCTGCATCTTGACTTTGTTATCGGCGCTGATACTCAAGGGCCGCTGCCCAATGGTGAGCTGGGCCGAGGTAAAGGTGATATCATACCAAGAATGGTCCAAACTAGCTTGGGTAATCTGGTAGCTCCCAACGCCTTCGCCAGGTTCACGGCCCAGGGCGCCGGTAAGGGTATCCTCGCCAAACAACTGGCCGGCAATAATCTGATAAGTGAGTTGGGGATCGGCGGCGCCGTATATTTTGCTCTTGCCGTCAGCTGAAACGGTAAGCGGAGCGGGATTAATGGTCAACGTGCCGCTCTCAAGGATCAACTCGTAATTATCCGCCGTCAGGGCATCATGGTCGATTTGGATTTCATAGCTTCCGGGGGTTTTTGCATCCACAGCCGGCCCGGTAAACCTGAGGCTGCCCAGGTCTCCCTCGCTGTCTCCCGGGACAAAACCATCGAAACTGGCAGTAAAATCGGTAAACATATTACCGTTATAGATATGTGTCGGGCTATCTGCGCTCACAACCAGCGGCTTTTTCTCAACGCTAATCTCTAAAGTGGAGCTGATCGGCTGATAGTTTTCCCTGTTGTCGGGCATGAAGGTAACTGGCACGATATGCGTACCGACCTCCGGTTTCAAAAAGGGCTCTGCAAACACGAATCTGCCAGGAAGTTCGTTGGCAACCTTCCCGCCGCTCAGTTCTGAATCCATCAGGGCGTCACCATAGATAATTGGCGCGGCCTGGGGCCATTCTTCTACCGGGGGAGTTCCCCGCTCAACGTTAAAGGTATTAGATACACCCTGGTGTCCTGCATATTCTGAGCTATATATTGTCGCCGTTAGCGTATGCTGAAGAGCCAGCTCAACTGCTATTTGGTAGTTGACGTTTGTAAGGTAGTTGTCGCCGATAAACGAGTATTCGCTGCTTAAATTGGTCGTATGGTAAAAGTCAGGTATAACATTGCCGAATCTATCCCTGGGAACAATGCAGATAAAGAAGCTTTCCCCCACTTTCTGTGTCCCAATCTCGCCACCTTCGCCTGACTCCACCACCAGGTTATCAAAAGGCCCCGGGTCTACCGAGACTTGCCTTGAATGCACAGTAACAGGTGTAGCGCCCAGCACCGCTGTAAATTCGATAGTAATCGTTTCAGCGGTTTCATAGGCCAGATTTTCGAAGCTAACAATGCCTCCCGCAGCTCTGGCGGTGGTGACGCCAACCAATTCTCCGGTGCCGGCGCTGATTAAGGCTGTTACAACTGTATTGTCATCATGGGTAGCTAAATTTCCGTACGCATCCAATAGGTGCAACACCGGCTGAGCGGCAAAAGGTTCACCTGCAACTGCTGTGCTCGACGGTTCCGTTTCGATGTGCAGCTGGTCGGGCGGCCCGGAAACCACAGCAATACTGTATCCATCTGTGAGCACCGTCCTGTCCGCAATTACAACCAGGTCATCGGCACTCCCTGTCTTGGAGCCGGCTTTGATGGTAATCTGCACTTCGTTCTCGACGCCGGAGTCATAATCGTACTGGACACTTTCAATCCAATCGTAAGTATCCAGGGCACTCCCGTCTTTGCGTTGAATGTCAATCTTAATTTGTCCTTCTTCTGTACCTAGATTTGTCAAGGGTCTGCCTTGTTGATCATTTACGTAAACTGAGATTGAGTTTGACTCGCTTTGGGTGGGCAGAAGAGGCAACCCTGCATCGGGACTGATCTCGCTATTACCGGCATCAGGGACCTGGTATATAAACTCATAGGCTCCGTCTTGATTGAGCATCTTGGTAACCGGCGTCTCAGCCTGCATGTTTAGTACAGGACGCACCCAAGTTATGGTGCCAACGTTTGTAAGACCAAAATCGAAATCTGGATTTGGTTCGTTATCCCTGAAAAGCAAGCTTAATAAGTGAGCTTTTTGATTACCATTGGGTGTTCGGGTCCAGTAGTTTATACTGGGCGGAAACGGATTCGACCAATCATTATGATAAGGATGGTATGCCTTCCGGTTATTTCGAACCGTCTCAGCGTCTCCCTGAAA carries:
- a CDS encoding PKD domain-containing protein → MFGFEGAKTMFNESKQIKTVVICIACLLLLSLFVPFMWDRTEVEAAGGATQDLWDLQIGDRVVDPNWNWDYIMFQQYYDYVSYDYDTVTKPVTWVVVAKDHYGEGSGVTLMSEELINDFIFQHPAPHPDNNSGANYWGLSGIHGGDKYVLRHWLNSTGVHASEGFYSFFSNDFKEHIVPTTVPNKECNGFSYTTTDNVFIPSATELGASSNDDIVYLQGLSIDYISIGEVFPYFQGDAETVRNNRKAYHPYHNDWSNPFPPSINYWTRTPNGNQKAHLLSLLFRDNEPNPDFDFGLTNVGTITWVRPVLNMQAETPVTKMLNQDGAYEFIYQVPDAGNSEISPDAGLPLLPTQSESNSISVYVNDQQGRPLTNLGTEEGQIKIDIQRKDGSALDTYDWIESVQYDYDSGVENEVQITIKAGSKTGSADDLVVIADRTVLTDGYSIAVVSGPPDQLHIETEPSSTAVAGEPFAAQPVLHLLDAYGNLATHDDNTVVTALISAGTGELVGVTTARAAGGIVSFENLAYETAETITIEFTAVLGATPVTVHSRQVSVDPGPFDNLVVESGEGGEIGTQKVGESFFICIVPRDRFGNVIPDFYHTTNLSSEYSFIGDNYLTNVNYQIAVELALQHTLTATIYSSEYAGHQGVSNTFNVERGTPPVEEWPQAAPIIYGDALMDSELSGGKVANELPGRFVFAEPFLKPEVGTHIVPVTFMPDNRENYQPISSTLEISVEKKPLVVSADSPTHIYNGNMFTDFTASFDGFVPGDSEGDLGSLRFTGPAVDAKTPGSYEIQIDHDALTADNYELILESGTLTINPAPLTVSADGKSKIYGAADPQLTYQIIAGQLFGEDTLTGALGREPGEGVGSYQITQASLDHSWYDITFTSAQLTIGQRPLSISADNKVKMQGEDDPELTVTYQGFAPGEDETNLAGALKLVRMPGEDLGAYAITPSGFSSDNYDIVFVPGELVITLESFVAPESADYIIGSGVDKQFTLTPSYGSQLNKILAGTEELIPGEDYQVSGNEYVIAAGFLESQPIAELPLTFKMDVGNNPRATINVRLSDQDSVATDKAALNLGFAPGDSAGSVSRPLETLPAHGANETKISWSSSHPDVLSADAQWVKRPAYMAGDMSVILTATINRGVETDTKEFELVVRKLPVTDFEAAILDRVALELEFTDTDSLNGVTGDLGLSGWGGYGSRITWTSSNTTYVTHGGEVTRPSRAAGNQQIRLTATLSRGFAWEVKEFDLIILADRELPAIASVHPAMGATDVSLDSVVTVEFTKVIQSGPNFGEIYLREKNGAAVGARFSINEHNLIVEPRTALDGNTEYELVIPQGVVRDNFGNSFETHFVLHDGDLQRVRVYQFTTETSLAPPVVESQYPMPGQGQRELNPDIRISFNEGVRQGNKFADIRLLDSDSKRVNAQVHLQGRTLSISPDTDLRPNARYNVFVPAGSIVNTSGVETENDFAFSFETGTAAMLPAPANNETDVAVNIAPRVLFDKPVTKGDKFADISLEDETGNSVEINVSTQDQTLIVTPVDNLSFSSDYTVILPAGSIIDESGQANDDYRFSFTTAQEISGNLLPFQFSPARHLLGDPVDFDASYIFLAMERQYSRELVDYSWDMGDGHTQAGRQINYSYAEAGDYTVTLTATDNKGQQFSLSVEVIVEALDNFTMSVSPGGTLLVYEPETEAQAASTFNYTVELSANGIPLQGRTISVSDTWEVTTNRDGRAVLTIARGELTPGNTNLSFRYEDRKVDRLVRMTAGSNSTYRFLINDYTEEDVTGLVVRLNGGRVPVSRDDDGFYVIENVPMGEQRLNISSSYYYDFEQTVDFYAKQHTGYVELTPDIPSERPVVTRITSGHGKNTLSDTGASNEFTYFQGTEAEVRLQATIDWHGHKPGYLLLLSPDGMERMAFTADAFRQGIGDYNFGELDMGKMDTGRFQVVAVSGHGSSSPAYDGGIVVAKRPPLGVAVFQGVRYELSVPLSLPGMATGRAPSGMPVFGSHTLGIDRQTVTLHGEIDEAGNLVYGVAAGADGYKSPFRRAARNNVSTKIGPVDIGGAIGAEYVFAPDAHGDWLPIGGYVSLELEGSVGYTQYFLIGPVPAYLDATIGASADARLGLLYTNKFEFHGELGMSPFVEVAIGAGAKGIACVEGYIRGSLGPRFVFSPEIDWYVQGQLKGGVRTQFLFMSAESEALVYTWNSNSTSVSGLGLLGDALAPPDQGELSMLPRTYLEAQSDWQPVRFGVLNQGVTDAAVNNRMLQENIYPQPQPSLIRSDDGIVMVWIADNPERADMNHTQLQCSIFDGSTWNTPEFIDFGEEAKTADFLPVLAKTDESTLLAWQKLNQELDQDATLEEMLAASEIAVANRDAEGNWAGYRMLTDNQYLDHSPRIAAAGDKAVLTWIRNRAGNYIGSADEPNEIMFSYWDGKAWSEPKTAASGVKGYAGADLAYNGKQGVLTFVVDGDEAESQNLYVITFEEGRWSNPVIISDGFNADPLVDYLNGELLLVWSLNDQLVYLKGDIEADFHPVPGAEPGVQDYILTTDAAAGLAAVSYSLHAGEGADIHTLFYEQAQDVWSREVRLTDNKTVSRPLDSVVDKEGNLKIVYTTLEWIIETIDGEEHVYPGQTDFSIASLSPRSDLAVWEEDITFSQMNPVPGSTVAITADISNIGEFSARDVEVAFFAGNPAEGGKQIGATQVIDSVIPARATAAVTVDWTVPQSEEEQEIYVVVDPDKKVADSDRSNNQAAVTAIAPDLELSDLRYQWVGGTRYLFTAEAANIGSIAVADSEIALYIGAAAEGESLLRATVPALESGEKTQVLFTWDAANQKLGDEGVDLTAQLIPPLGVNQYFEENSIYTVTLYKPALQIESFAPAASSRPVPVDQIIELNFNMAIQKADGDAAEINLFDGAGQSVEIDTEINDSTLRVRTVENLEHDQAYTLILDSAGVQGVEDNKLRQPFTLGFNTEPDYDQPTVIFTFPLDQMVDVALDTEVDITFNEDIHKGNQFDEISITTQNGDKVEYAASIRSSSPGGEVVAGAQGNVLHLEPAGGLRPNAIYTVSIPADSVTGSSGEPNREFSFSFTTVAGPEEDSDDTDDKGGGSRVGDTPGAGDGVSDDSSHETPQEVTDSTPGKDQEDPAGENEGKEPESTPGEDNPNQTKSDAARWLWFGLGAMVLTLVLVVTWSLFRRKKV